The Fusobacterium polymorphum genome segment AGTGGTAAATGGAAACTTAAAATTTTGTGGAATATTCAAAGAAAAAATATAATTCGTTTTAATGAATTAAAAAAATTGTTAGGTTCAATTACTACAAAAACTTTGACAAATCAATTAAGAGAATTAGAAGAACAAAAGATTATAAAAAGAAATGTTTATCCTGAAGTTCCTCCTAAGGTTGAATATTCACTAACAGAATTAGGCGAAAGTATTATACCTGTTTTAAAAATGCTATGTGAATGGGGAAAAGATTACCAAAAGGTAATAAAAAATGAGTGATATTTACCACTCATTTAAAGCATACATAGTTGCAAGTTCCATTTGTTTAGAAAGTTCTTTTGAAAGTTTATCATATTCATCTGTTAATCCTTTTTCATAAGCACAGTAAGGAACACTATCATTCCAAGAACCCATTCCACCAAAAACATTTGCTGTCATTGATGAAACATAAAGTCTTGCATTTTTATCTGGGAGAAAGTTAAGAGGGAATTTTTCTTTATTCATAATATATTTTTTCTTATCTAATAATTCAAAGGCATAGTTAAAGATATTAGCAAAATTTTTAACTCCTATTTCATTAGAAAAATCTCTTATTTTAATTAAAATGTTTCTAAAATCTTCTGTATTATCATAAAATTTAATTTTTTCATTAGTAGAATTTTCATATTTGTGTGCAGTGTAAATAATATTCCAACCACCACTTGTTGCATTCCATTTTGGTGTAAAATAAAGAACTAAATTATTTTTAAAATAACAAATAAATTTATTTTTATTTGTATTTAATTCATTAGGAATATTTGAATTTACAGATGAAACAGATAATAAAATTTGTATATCTTCTAAGCCTAATTTTAAACAATACTTATACCATTCTTCAATAGTTTTAGCTTTATAGCTTCTTTCAAAAAAGAATACTTTATTTTTAGTAAATAAAAATTCTATACTTTTTTCATATTCAAAAGGTAAATAGTTAATTTTATTTTTTGTTTTTAAAGCAACTTTTGTAGCTATTACAATATCAGATATTTGTTCTTTTTCTCTAAACATAAAATTTCCTTAAAAATCTATTTTTTCAATATAAAATAATCTCCACTTTTTTCAATCAAACCATTTTTTAAAAGACTACCAATAGCTCTTTTAAATGCTTTTTTACTTATACCAAAGTAATCTTTTATATCCTCAGCTGAACTATTATCGTTGAAACGAAAATGTTCTTTTAAAAGTCTCATTTTCCCAAGTACAAGTTCTGCATCACTTTCCATTTGGTCTGATAAAAGTTTTCTAGGACTTAAATCTAATTTTTTGTCTTCTCTAACTCTTGTAACTCTTAAAGTCAATTCATCTCCAACCGAATATTCTTCAAAACATTCACTCTTAGGGATTAAACCAAAATATCTATCTTCAACTGCAACGAAAGTTCCTATTTCATCATTTACTCTATAAACTGTTGCATTGACAATATCACCTTTTTTTATATCATTTGAAGGCATTAAGAATTTATATATTTTCATTGTGGCAGATACTCTACCTTTACTATCTTCATAAAGTCCAACTAAATATCTTTTACCAATTTCAACCTTAGTTTCTTTTTGAGAGTTAGGTAGCATTAAATCTTTGTTAAGCCCCCAATCCAAAAAAGCTCCTAATTTTGGATTATCATCAACAACTTCTAATTTAGCAAGAGTTCCAACAAGTGCTTCTGTTTTTCTAAATGTAGCAATAAGTCTATCTTCACTATCTCTGTAAATTAGAACTTCAACTTCATCTCCTTCTTTTAAATCTTTTCCTTCAAGTTCATTGTTAGGAAGAAGAATATTATCCTTGTCATCATCTGTTCCAGCAAATAAATATGCCCCTACACTTGCAAAATTATTTATAACTAATTTTTGTCTTTTACCAACTTTTATCATTTTTCCTCCAATTTAAAAATTTCTATTTATTCACATTTTGCTTTATATTCTTAACTTTTTTAAAATAATTTTTAGTAATTAAATATTATTTAACTCTATTTAATATATCTTTTAATTTAGATAAGGCTTATAAGTATAACATAAAGTTTGATTATTTTCTATGAAAATAAACTTTTTTATAAATTTTTAATTATATTTTCTTCATAATTAATAAATTCTTTTGCATGAATTTCTGAATAATATAATCTTTGAGTTAAGTATTTCATATAGTTTTTTTCTTCTTTGAAAAGAAATATTAAATCTATTAGATAAGTTAACAAAGTTCCAATATCAATAATTGCATTTGTTTCATCTTCTAAATCTTGATAAGGTATATCTAATTCTTCCTCTGTATAACCAGTAGATATTTCTTCATAACTAAGTGGAGAAGAAAAAGGAATTGTTTTATTTAATCTTTCATTAGAAAAATTTATAAGCAATGATTTATTATCTTTTGCAAATGAGAACATTTCATTTATTAAAGCATCAAAACTTATATCCATATATTGACTAGCTTCAATAATTTCATCTAAAAGAAAAGTATGATATTCTTCAATATCATACTCAAATACTTCTTTTGAAATATTTTTATCAACATTAGATTTTTGTATTTCTTTCCAACAATCTAAAATATCTTGATTTTTAATAATATCTCGTATATTCATTTTTAACTCCTGTATATCTTATATAAATTCATAAAGATAAGAATTTTTTTTAGAAAATATTTTATTTAACTTTTTAATAATATTTTTATTTTTAATATTAATTTTTCCTAATTTTACTAAATCATCAATAGAAAAATACCCTGTTATTAAAAATACTAAGTCTGCTATATTAATCTTTAAGTCATAAACTGCTTTTTCTTCTGTGATATTAGAAAAGCTAATTTCATTATTTAAAGAGTATAATCCTGTATTTTCTTTTAAAATCTTATCTTCTATATAAATTTTTATGTTAGAATTTTCTAATTTTAAATTTTTAAATATGGCTAGTGGATTTAAAACTCTCATCATCATAAAAGGTTTAACAATCTTTTCTATATTTAATTGATTTTCAAAAAGAAATTCTAAATTTGAATTATTAGAACTAGCAAGACTAACATTTCTATAATAATCTCTATATCCATAAATTAAAGCCAAAATCTCTTTATATGAGAGACTATCCAAAGCCAAGCATTCTCTAATCTCAATATTTTCTTCATATAATCCAAAAATAATATATGCACTTGCCATTTTATTTTTATATAGAATAAAGGCTTTCATTTCATCACTAATAGCTTCTTTTAAAATTTTATCAAAATAAAAATCATTTCTTTCTAAATAACAAAATTTATCTTCCATATTAGAATTATAGATTTTTATTAAATCAGCCAAATATGATTTTTTATTTTTTTCATTTATTTCCACATAAGAATAATCATTATTAGGAAGCTTAAAATTAGCTAATTCTTCAATAGAAAAATTATAATATTCAATATTAGAAAAATATTCAAAACCAAACTTTCTATAGATTTTTGGATTTATTGGAGTTAAGAAAACAAAAGGCATATCTTTTTTCTTAGAATTTTCTAACATTGCAATAAGCAATTTTGACATATATCCTTTATTTCTCATAGTTATATCTGAAGAAACTCCAACAATATATTTACTTTTTATACTCTCATTGTTGAAATTAAAAATATAGTCATTTTCGTGAAGTGAAGAAACTATTTTTGAATTATCCTCTAAGACTAAATAATTTTTCTCATTATAAATATTATCAAAATAAAATTTTATTTGTTCTTCACTATCTTTAAAGCTATCTTTCCAAAATTTAATAGCTATTTCTTTTTCAGATTTTTTTGCATATCTAATTTTCATAATCCCACCACTACACATATCTAATTAATATTAAATAAATTACAGTCCCTAGAAATAAAGATAACATCATATTTTTTTTCCAAAATTGTAAAGAGGCAACAATAATTAAAGTTAAAATTTCTGGAAAACCATAAGGATATACAGAGAATTTAATTGAACTTAAACAGTAACAAAATAATATTGCCATTAATGAATAAGGAAGATATTTTTCATAAAACTTTACTAATTTTGGTAATTTTCCATTTGCAAAAATAATATAGGGTAACATTCTGCAAATAATCATTCCAATAGCAGCAGATATCATAGCTAAAAAAATATAAAGATTATTATTCATATTTATCAACTTCTTTCTTAACAATTTTATTTTTTAATAGCAATAATAAAATCATACTAAATATAATAGCTAAAAGTATAAAATTGGTTCCTACTACTAAGAAGGCAAGAATAGATGATATTACTCCAATTGAAGTTGAAATATATGATTTATCAGTAATTATTTGAGAGATAACAACAATACAGAAAAATTCAACAATTATAAAATCTATTCCTTCTAAACTAAAACTAATAAAGTTAAATGCAATATTTCCTAAAACACAACCAGACATCCAAGTAAAATATGATAGTGCATTTATCCAAAGCATTGTTTTTGTCCTATCTAATCTTTCAGGAAATTTTGAACTTGTATAAAGTGAATAAACTTCATCAGTTAGAGTTAATGCCAGATACAGAAATTTTAAATATGATTTTTTCCTAATTTCCTTAAATTCTTCTATATATGTCAAACCATAAAACATATGTCTTGAATTTACAAATAATGAAACTAAACCAACTGCGATTATTGGAGTGTGAGTTTTTAAAAGTCCAACCATTAAAAGTTGTATTGTTCCACCATAGACAAAGGCCGATGAAAAAAATGACCAAAAGACACCATAACCTGCTTCTTTCATTAAAAGTCCACAAGTTATTCCAATAAAAAGGTAAGCAAAAGCTATTAAAATATATTTTTTTAATGCAAACTTAAATTCGTCCAATATAAACACCCCTAAAAATTAATTAGAGATAATTATAGCATAAGAATTTAGCTATGTTAATTATTTTTTTAAAATTTTATTATTTCTCCATCTTCAGGAACTATAATATTTTTTCCAATATTTTTAGTTTTTATAAATTCTCTTAAATCTTTACGAGTAACAGTAGCATGATTTACACTATCTAAATGTACAGCTACGATTTGAGAATTAGGCATAGCTTTTACCATATGTTCTACATCTTCTTTTCCCATTATAATTGCTTCTTTAAATGCAAGTACACGAGCAGCACCTGTATTCATAACTATAATTTCTGGTTTAAAACGATTTAATGCTTTGTTTACATCAGCTGTCCAAATAGTATCTCCAACAAAGTACACTGTTTTTTCCCCTTCAGCTTGAAATATAATACCCATTGCATCGCCAGAAATTTCTGTAAACCAATCTTCAGCATACATTTCAACAGTACCATGAGAGCCACCAGTTTTTATTAATTTTATATCTTTAAAATCTATTTCTTCTTCAAGAATAAAAATATCTTTAAATCCTTGTTCTTTTATAATATTATAATCTTTTTTGTTTTGAACAAATATAGGGATATCTTTTCTTATATTTTCCACTGCATAATTATCCCAATGGTCTAAATGAGTATGAGTTACTATTATAGCATCAACATCTTTTAAAATTTCCATTATTGAATTTGGTAAATCAACCAAAGGAAAACGAAGATGATTGTTATATGTTCCTTCAAATCCTGGATAAGCATCTTTTGGTGCTAACATAGGATCAATTAAAAAAGTAATTCCTTTACATGTTATTTTGCTTGTTGCATTTCTGATATGTTCAAATTTAATATTTCCCATAGTTTAATCCTCCTTAAATTTTTACAATAAATTTTCTAAATTTTCAAAAACTCTTTTTAAATAATATTCAAATAATATAATTTCTTCTTGTTTGAAATTTTTAAAAGTATAACTTTTTATTTCTTCCACAGCTTTATCAAAATCTTTTTTTAAAGATTTACCTAAATCTGTAAGGGAGATAATAGTTTTTCTTCTATCTGTTTCATCAGATTTTCTTTTTAAAAGCCCATTTATTTCCATTCTGTCAATCATAGAAGTAAGGCTACTTATAGCAAGTCCTGTATGTTTTGAAATATCTTTTGGAGTAAGATTATCTTCTTGCCATAAAAATTCTAAAATTTTACTTTGTTCAGCATTAAATAAAGTAATATTATGTTTCTTTAAAATCTGATTTAAAGCCCTAATTGTCATTTGTCTAATTTGGCTTACATACATCGCACAATTATATTCCATAAGTTCTCCTTAAAATATATTATAAATATTAAATAAAAAATATTACTATATAATAATATACTATATAGTAATATTTGTCAAATAGAAAATTTAATTTATATTTATTTTTTTACACCTATGTATTTTTTCTTAAATATATCTTTAGGAATTTGTGAGAATATTATTGCTAAAAATACAATAGAGCAACCTAAAAATTCTCTTGAAGTCATAACTTCATCAAGTATAAAATATCCTGCAAGAGCAGCAAAGACAGCTTCTAAACTTAAAATTAAAGAAGCAACTATTGGATTTGTATATTTTTGTCCAACCATTTGTAAAGTGTAAGCTATCCCTGATGATAAAAAACCAGCATAAGCAATAGATTTCCAAGAATGAAAAATATTACTCAATGTTGCTGTTTCATTTTCAAATAAGAAAGCACATATCCCAGATAGGATAGTTAGCACAACAAATTGTAAAAATGATAATTCAACAGGGCTAACTTTCTTAGAATAATAATCTATGATTAAAATATGTCCTCCCCAACAGAATGAACCTAGAAAAACTATAAAATCTCCTTTATTTATCGAAAAATCACTTAAACTTGGAATAGCAAGTAAATAAAGCCCAATAAAACCTATAACTATACTTATCCAAGTTAATAAATCAATTTTGTGTTTTAAGAAAAACATAGTTAAAAAAGGAATAATTAAAATATAAAATGAAGTTATAAAACCAGTTTTACCAGCTGTTGTATACTGAAGTCCAATCTGTTGCAGAGAAGTTCCCATAAATATAAAAAATCCACAGACCAAGCCACCTTGTAGTAGAATTCCAATATCTTTTGGTAATTTAGCTTTAGTAATAATTAGATAAGCACCTAAACATATAATTGCAATAATAGAACGGGCCATATTAAAGGTAAATGGACCTATCTTGTCCATACCTGTAACTTGAGCGACAAAAGCAGTTCCCCATATAAATGCTGCTAAAAATAACATTAAATCACCAAAATATCTTTTTTTATTCATTAATATCGCCCCTTTAATAAAATTTTCTATACTATAATTGTATAGAGCAAACAGATTAAAGTCAATAGTATAGATAAAATAAATCACTTTGATTTATACTCGGATTTAAGTATATTAATGATATTAATATAGTACGGAATTTTATAACTAATAAGAAAAAGCATAGTTCCTATTTTTAAATATAATAACATTTAAAAATAAAAAATAAACTAATTTATTAAGTTCCTAATTTTTGAGTTTATAAATTTTTAAATGGTTAAATTGTTTTATTTTTTGTTTATTGATAAAATTAGTAAAAAATAAAATAAGGAATTTAAGGAATTGGGGGATAATATTTGTGGAAAAGATACAAGGTTTAGAAAATATAGATAAAGTAGATGAATTTATTAAACTTACAGAACAAGCATTAAAAGATGAAGAAAAATATAAAATATGGAATGCAGGAAAATCAATGTATGGAATCTATGGTGAAAGAGATAAGGGAACTTATATGGTAAGACCAAGATTTATTGAGTCAAAAATTACTTTAGATAATCTAATTTTCTTTTTAGATTTAGCAGAAAAATATGGAGATAAAAGACTTCATCTAACAACAAGACAAGATATTCAACTTCATGGAAATAAAAAAGAAGACTTAGTAGCAATTTTAAAAGAGCTAAAAGCTAATGGCTTTGTAACAAAGGCAACAGGTGGAGATGCAGCAAGGGCAGTTATAGCACCTCCTACAACAGGCTTTGAAGAAGAAATTATAAATGTTGCACCTTATAGCAAAATTGTGACAGAACATATACTTGAAACAGGTGATTTTATGTTCTTACCTAGAAAATTTAAAGTTGCTTTTTCTAATAAAGAAGAAAATTCTTTATATGTAAAAATAGCAGATGTAGGTTTTGAAGCAGTAGAAAAAGATGGAATAAAAGGTTTTAGAGTTTTTGGGGGAGGAAGTTTAGGGAATAATCCTAAAGAAGCTATTATATTAAAAGATTTTATTGAACATCATGATGTCTTATATTATGTAATAGCCATGAGAAATCTTTTTAATGAACATGGAGATAGAAAAATAAGAGGAAAAGCAAGACTTCGTTTTATTTTAATAAAACTAGGTGATGAAGAATTTTTAAAGTTATTTAATACATACCTTGATGAGTTGTATAAAAAAGAAGGAGATAAATATAAGAATATTGTTCTTGAAAAATTAAAAAAGTATAAAAATCCTTATGAAGTAAAAGCTATTAAAGAAGATAAAAAAGAAATATTAATTAAAAGCCCTAATGTAATTAAAGGAAAAATAGAAGGAAGATATGGATACTTTATTCGTTTACCTAAGGGAGATATAAGTATAAAAGAAGGTAATAAGTTAGTAGAATTTCTAAAAAATCTTGATTATAAAATTGAAATGAGATTGACATCACATCAAGAATTATTTGTAGCAAACTTAAAAAAAGAAGATGTTTATATTTTAGATAAGTTAAGTAATAAATATTCTAAAAAAAGATTTTTTAGTTCTATATCTTGTATAGGAAGCACAATATGTAATCCTGGTATTTTGGATACACCTCCAATATTAGAAATGATTTTAAAATATTTTAAAAATAAACAAAGATTAGCAAGTTATTTACCAAAGATTCAATTATCAGGTTGCCCAAATTCATGTGCAGCACATCAAATAGCTGAGCTAGGATTTCAAGGTAAAAGGAAAAAAGATGGTGCATATTTTAATGTCTTTGTAGGAGGAGAATTAAAAACAAAAGATGTTGTGACATTAAATAAATCTGTGGGAGAATTAAAAGCAGAAACTATACCATTATTTCTTGAAGAAATGGCTAAAATATTAAAAGAAAGAAAAATAACTTATGAGGTTTACTCAAAACTAGAAGATTTTATAGATTTAGTAAAAAAATTTGAAGGAGTGATATAAATGGGATTACCAAGTATTTATCCAACAGGAGTGACTATATATAAACCAGAAAAATGTTGGAATGGTTATAATTTAGTACCTACAATAGATTCAGGAGCTTTATTATTTGATATGAATGGAAATGAAGTGAGAAGATGGGAGCAATTTCATGGTTTTCCTAATAAACTTCTTCCAAATGGGAATCTAATAGGATATTCAGGAGATAGAAATCCAAAATATGGGATGCAAGATGGACTTGATTTAGTTCAAGTAGATTATGATGGAAATATTGTGTGGAAATTTGAAAAGTTTGAGTTTGTTGAAGATGAGGGAGAAGAGCCAAGATGGATGGCAAGAACTCATCATGATTATCAAAGAGAAGGAAATCCTGTTGGATATTATGTTCCTGGACAAATTCCAGAAGTGAATAAAGGTAATACACTTATTCTTGCACATAAAACTCTTTATAATGAAAAAATAAGTGATAAAAAATTACTTGATGATGTATTTTATGAAGTTGATTGGGAAGGAAATATACTTTGGCAATGGAATGCAAATGAACATTTTGATGAGATAGGTTTTAGTGAAGATGCCAAAAAGACTATTTATGCTAATCCTAATATGAGAAATGCAGATGGTGGAGTTGGTGATTGGCTTCATATAAATTGTATGAGTTATTTAGGACCAAATAAACATTACGATAATGGAGATGAAAGATTTAATCCTGAAAATATTATTTTTGATAGTAGGGAAGCAAATTTTATTGCAATCATTTCTAAAAAAACTGGAAAAATAGTATGGAAGATTGGACCAAATTGGAATGATGAAGATATTAAACATATTGATTTTATAATAGGACCTCATCATGCACATTTAATACCACAAGGTTTACCAGGTGCAGGGAATATTCTTGTCTTTGATAATGGAGGTTGGGGAGGATATGGATTAGCTAATCCTTCTAGTAAAGATGGTTTAAAAAATGCTTTAAGAGATTATTCAAGAGTTTTAGAGATAAATCCAATTACTCTTGAAATTGCATGGGAATTTACACCAGAATCTATAAAAGCAGCTATACCAACAGATGCAGCTAAATTTTATAGTCCTTATGTAAGTTCTGCACAAAGATTACCTAATGGAAATACTTTGATAGATGAAGGTTCAGATGGAAGAGTATTTGAAGTTACACTAGAAAAAGAAATAGTTTGGGAATGGATATCGCCTTATTTTACAGATGATAGTGAAAATTCTAAAACAACAAATAATATGATTTACAGAGCATATAGATATCCTTATGATTGGGTTCCACAAGAAGAAAAACCTATTGAAATAGAAATAAAGCCTATTGATATTAAAATATATAGACTTGAAAATGCAGGAAAGTTTGGAGCAAAGTCTGTGGTAAAAGTAGAAGGAACTATTCCATATAGTGTTAGTGCTGCCTTATGTGTTGCAAAAATAGATGAAAGTAAAAAAGTAAATAAGGAAAAATTATTTACAGTAAATAGAAATCTTTTTGAAGAAGTTATTGAAGAAAAGAAAAATATAGAAAAATTAGAATTAATTTTATTTGGAGCAGAAAGA includes the following:
- a CDS encoding winged helix-turn-helix transcriptional regulator, which codes for MSKTLTASEMCPMDLGINILSGKWKLKILWNIQRKNIIRFNELKKLLGSITTKTLTNQLRELEEQKIIKRNVYPEVPPKVEYSLTELGESIIPVLKMLCEWGKDYQKVIKNE
- a CDS encoding CvfB family protein — protein: MIKVGKRQKLVINNFASVGAYLFAGTDDDKDNILLPNNELEGKDLKEGDEVEVLIYRDSEDRLIATFRKTEALVGTLAKLEVVDDNPKLGAFLDWGLNKDLMLPNSQKETKVEIGKRYLVGLYEDSKGRVSATMKIYKFLMPSNDIKKGDIVNATVYRVNDEIGTFVAVEDRYFGLIPKSECFEEYSVGDELTLRVTRVREDKKLDLSPRKLLSDQMESDAELVLGKMRLLKEHFRFNDNSSAEDIKDYFGISKKAFKRAIGSLLKNGLIEKSGDYFILKK
- a CDS encoding GNAT family N-acetyltransferase, with amino-acid sequence MKIRYAKKSEKEIAIKFWKDSFKDSEEQIKFYFDNIYNEKNYLVLEDNSKIVSSLHENDYIFNFNNESIKSKYIVGVSSDITMRNKGYMSKLLIAMLENSKKKDMPFVFLTPINPKIYRKFGFEYFSNIEYYNFSIEELANFKLPNNDYSYVEINEKNKKSYLADLIKIYNSNMEDKFCYLERNDFYFDKILKEAISDEMKAFILYKNKMASAYIIFGLYEENIEIRECLALDSLSYKEILALIYGYRDYYRNVSLASSNNSNLEFLFENQLNIEKIVKPFMMMRVLNPLAIFKNLKLENSNIKIYIEDKILKENTGLYSLNNEISFSNITEEKAVYDLKINIADLVFLITGYFSIDDLVKLGKINIKNKNIIKKLNKIFSKKNSYLYEFI
- a CDS encoding branched-chain amino acid transporter permease, whose amino-acid sequence is MNNNLYIFLAMISAAIGMIICRMLPYIIFANGKLPKLVKFYEKYLPYSLMAILFCYCLSSIKFSVYPYGFPEILTLIIVASLQFWKKNMMLSLFLGTVIYLILIRYV
- a CDS encoding AzlC family ABC transporter permease is translated as MDEFKFALKKYILIAFAYLFIGITCGLLMKEAGYGVFWSFFSSAFVYGGTIQLLMVGLLKTHTPIIAVGLVSLFVNSRHMFYGLTYIEEFKEIRKKSYLKFLYLALTLTDEVYSLYTSSKFPERLDRTKTMLWINALSYFTWMSGCVLGNIAFNFISFSLEGIDFIIVEFFCIVVISQIITDKSYISTSIGVISSILAFLVVGTNFILLAIIFSMILLLLLKNKIVKKEVDKYE
- a CDS encoding MBL fold metallo-hydrolase gives rise to the protein MGNIKFEHIRNATSKITCKGITFLIDPMLAPKDAYPGFEGTYNNHLRFPLVDLPNSIMEILKDVDAIIVTHTHLDHWDNYAVENIRKDIPIFVQNKKDYNIIKEQGFKDIFILEEEIDFKDIKLIKTGGSHGTVEMYAEDWFTEISGDAMGIIFQAEGEKTVYFVGDTIWTADVNKALNRFKPEIIVMNTGAARVLAFKEAIIMGKEDVEHMVKAMPNSQIVAVHLDSVNHATVTRKDLREFIKTKNIGKNIIVPEDGEIIKF
- a CDS encoding MarR family winged helix-turn-helix transcriptional regulator; translated protein: MEYNCAMYVSQIRQMTIRALNQILKKHNITLFNAEQSKILEFLWQEDNLTPKDISKHTGLAISSLTSMIDRMEINGLLKRKSDETDRRKTIISLTDLGKSLKKDFDKAVEEIKSYTFKNFKQEEIILFEYYLKRVFENLENLL
- a CDS encoding DMT family transporter; protein product: MNKKRYFGDLMLFLAAFIWGTAFVAQVTGMDKIGPFTFNMARSIIAIICLGAYLIITKAKLPKDIGILLQGGLVCGFFIFMGTSLQQIGLQYTTAGKTGFITSFYILIIPFLTMFFLKHKIDLLTWISIVIGFIGLYLLAIPSLSDFSINKGDFIVFLGSFCWGGHILIIDYYSKKVSPVELSFLQFVVLTILSGICAFLFENETATLSNIFHSWKSIAYAGFLSSGIAYTLQMVGQKYTNPIVASLILSLEAVFAALAGYFILDEVMTSREFLGCSIVFLAIIFSQIPKDIFKKKYIGVKK
- a CDS encoding nitrite/sulfite reductase; the encoded protein is MEKIQGLENIDKVDEFIKLTEQALKDEEKYKIWNAGKSMYGIYGERDKGTYMVRPRFIESKITLDNLIFFLDLAEKYGDKRLHLTTRQDIQLHGNKKEDLVAILKELKANGFVTKATGGDAARAVIAPPTTGFEEEIINVAPYSKIVTEHILETGDFMFLPRKFKVAFSNKEENSLYVKIADVGFEAVEKDGIKGFRVFGGGSLGNNPKEAIILKDFIEHHDVLYYVIAMRNLFNEHGDRKIRGKARLRFILIKLGDEEFLKLFNTYLDELYKKEGDKYKNIVLEKLKKYKNPYEVKAIKEDKKEILIKSPNVIKGKIEGRYGYFIRLPKGDISIKEGNKLVEFLKNLDYKIEMRLTSHQELFVANLKKEDVYILDKLSNKYSKKRFFSSISCIGSTICNPGILDTPPILEMILKYFKNKQRLASYLPKIQLSGCPNSCAAHQIAELGFQGKRKKDGAYFNVFVGGELKTKDVVTLNKSVGELKAETIPLFLEEMAKILKERKITYEVYSKLEDFIDLVKKFEGVI
- a CDS encoding aryl-sulfate sulfotransferase; protein product: MGLPSIYPTGVTIYKPEKCWNGYNLVPTIDSGALLFDMNGNEVRRWEQFHGFPNKLLPNGNLIGYSGDRNPKYGMQDGLDLVQVDYDGNIVWKFEKFEFVEDEGEEPRWMARTHHDYQREGNPVGYYVPGQIPEVNKGNTLILAHKTLYNEKISDKKLLDDVFYEVDWEGNILWQWNANEHFDEIGFSEDAKKTIYANPNMRNADGGVGDWLHINCMSYLGPNKHYDNGDERFNPENIIFDSREANFIAIISKKTGKIVWKIGPNWNDEDIKHIDFIIGPHHAHLIPQGLPGAGNILVFDNGGWGGYGLANPSSKDGLKNALRDYSRVLEINPITLEIAWEFTPESIKAAIPTDAAKFYSPYVSSAQRLPNGNTLIDEGSDGRVFEVTLEKEIVWEWISPYFTDDSENSKTTNNMIYRAYRYPYDWVPQEEKPIEIEIKPIDIKIYRLENAGKFGAKSVVKVEGTIPYSVSAALCVAKIDESKKVNKEKLFTVNRNLFEEVIEEKKNIEKLELILFGAERCKHCKALHPIIEKVLESDLAKYIKAKYVDVDKNLEITERYKVQGIPVIIITDGEKELSRKAGEKSYNELYSWIEDLINKNVK